One Scyliorhinus canicula unplaced genomic scaffold, sScyCan1.1, whole genome shotgun sequence DNA window includes the following coding sequences:
- the LOC119961609 gene encoding oocyte zinc finger protein XlCOF6-like has product CADCGKGFRAPSVLEIHRRSHTGQRPFTCSQCGKGFTHFFNLQSHQRVHTGERPFTCSQCGKEFTQLSSLHTHQRVHTGEKPFTCSQCGTGFSSSSNLRRHQRVHTGERPFTCSLCEKGFSDLSTLQTHRRIHTGEKPFICSQCGNGFTHLSSLQTHQRIHTRERPFTCSQCGKGFNNSSNLRNHQRVHTGERPFTCSQCGKGFVSSSTMKRHKRIHTGERPFTCSQCGKGFSDLSTLRKHQRIHTGERPFTCSQCGKGFSNSSNLQKHRRVHTGERPFICS; this is encoded by the coding sequence tgtgctgactgtgggaagggatttagagccccatctgtgctggagattcatcgccgcagtcacactgggcagaggccattcacctgctctcagtgtgggaaaggattcactcacttctttaacctgcagtcacaccagcgagttcacactggggagaggccattcacctgctctcagtgtgggaaggaattcactcagttatccagtctgcatacacaccagcgagttcacactggggagaagccattcacctgttcccagTGTGGGACGGGATTCAGTTCTTCATCCAACCTacggagacatcagcgagttcatactggggagaggccattcacctgctccctctgtgagaagggattcagtgatttatccaccctgcagacacaccggcgaattcacactggggagaagccattcatctgctctcagtgtgggaatggatttacacatttatccagtctgcagacacaccagcgaattcacactagggagaggccattcacgtgctctcagtgtgggaagggattcaataactCGTCCAACCTTCGgaaccatcagcgagttcacactggggagaggccgttcacctgctctcagtgtgggaagggatttgttaGTTCATCCACCATGAAGAGACataagcgaattcacactggggagaggccattcacctgctctcagtgtgggaaaggattcagtgatttatccaccctgcggaaacatcagcgaattcacactggggagaggccattcacctgctcccagtgtgggaagggattcagtaattCGTCCAACCTTCAGAAAcaccggcgagttcacactggagagaggccattcatctgctcttag